DNA from Parageobacillus thermoglucosidasius:
TCTTTCATATGGGCAAGCCCCGCTTCAATGTTCAGCTCTTCAATTTTTTTGCGCCTTGTGTTTTGCGGGGCGCCCGTGTAAATCATAAACGTATTTGCCCCGTAGGAAACAGCTTCTTCGCTTGCAGCAAGCAGCATCTTTTTCCCGCTCATCGATACATGCGAGCCGATTTTTAACATTTCTCTTCTCCCTTTCTTGCTTCACGCATTATTGTTTTTTTAAGCGCCGCAGCCGCTTTTTTTGTTTTTCCATTTCAGCAAGCAGTTTTTTCTTGTAACCCGGCTTGACTTGTTTCGCTTTTTTCATTTTCGCAAGCAGCTGCGCTATTTCTCCCCCTTGCTTTTCCCGCTTGCTCCGCCGGTTCCAAGGCGGCAAATCCACCCATTCTCCGCGGATGAGGTCGCGGTGCAGAAACTCAATCCCCATTTTTTCCAATTTGGTGATGGCATCTTGGTCCGACGGCTCGTAAATCGTCGCCGCCATTCCGGTGTAGCCGGCGCGCGCAGTGCGTCCGGCGCGATGAATGTAAAACTGCAAGTCTTTTGGCAATTCATAGTTAATGACATGGCTTACCCCTTCAATATCAATGCCGCGGGCCGCCAAATCGGTAGCAACAATATATTGAAATTCCAAATCGCGAATTTGCTTCATCATCTTCTTTCGCTCGCGCGGCGATAAATCGCCGTGCAAAATCCCGACTTTCATCCCTTTTTCAATCAGCTTGTCCGCCACTTCATCAGCCATCTTTTTTGTATTGGTAAATACGATCGCTAAATACGGATTATACGCAAGCAACATTTCATGCAACAACTTCACTTTGTCGCGGCTGCGAAGCGGCACAAGAACATGTTCAATTTTTTCCGCCGCCACTTGCTTCGGCGCGATATGGACATATTCTGGATTTTCCATATATTTTTTCAAAAACGGCTTTAACTTCTCCGGAATCGTCGCGGAAAACACGAGCATTTGCAACTCTTTCGGCATGCGTGCAGCAATTTGGTCGACGTCCACAATAAATCCCATATCCAGCATTAAGTCCGCTTCGTCGACGACGAGCGTGTTTGCTGTGCGAACGAGCAGCGCCTGTTCGCGAATAAGGTCGTTGATTCGTCCCGGAGTCCCGACTACAATATGCGGCTGTGTCTTCAATTTCTCGATCGCCTTCTGCTTATCGGTTCCGCCAATAAAGCAGCGGGCCGTAATTTGCCGATCGCTCGGACAAAACTTGGTAATTTTTAAAATTTCATGGTAGATTTGCGTTGCAAGTTCCCGCGTCGGCGCGGTAATCACTGCTTGCACTGCTTTGCGGTCCGGATCAATTTTTTCGATGATCGGCAGCAAATAGGCGTGCGTTTTCCCCGTTCCTGTTTGCGACTGGCCGATCGCGCTTTTCCCGCGGAGAGCGATGGGAATGATCCGCTCTTGAATTTCCGTCGGTTTATAAAAACGAAGCTCCTTGATCGCTTCAATAATAAATGGCTGAAATGAAAACCGCTCAAACAATGTCTCCTTCATTATACCACTGCTCCCTTCTGATTCGACTAAATAAAGCCGAATAACTCGATTCATCATTATATCTGATTTTGCCACAATACCGCAACTTCAACCATCATGGAGGCGGAAAACCATTTCTTGTTTTCTCGCATACTTTATGAAAGGGATATGTTTCTATTCTCAGCCAAGAAAGGAGGCAAAAACAATGATATATAACAGACCGCCAGCCTTTCCTTCTCCTCCGATGGCACGTGCTTTTCCGTTTTCTCCAATAAGAGCGGCCGGCCCATATCCAAGATTTGGCGGATTTTTATCGCGATTGTTTTCACGAGGACAGCCGCTGCCTCCGGCATCTCCTTGGATGGGGCCGGCAATTCAACACGCTGCTAGCACAAGCGCCGGCGCAAACGCGGGTGGAGGCTTTCTCGGCATATTGACAAACGCCCAAAAAATGTTAGGGATCGCGCAAAACGTGATGCCAATGGTGCAGCAATACGGGCCGCTAATCAAAAACCTTCCGGCCATGGTCAGAATATGGAAAGAGCTAAAAACAACCGATCAAGAAGAAAATGGCGCAGAAAAAAACATTCCGGGAAATAAGAAAAAAACATCCTCTTCATCCAAATCCAAAAGGCGGACAGTGCCGAAAACGAAAACAAGCGAAAATAAACGTTCCGCATCGTCGAAAACCCCAAGGCCGTCTACACCAAAGCTCTATATTTAATACGTTATAATCTTTGTATTCGGTCCCTTTCTCCGCTATAATGTTAAAGAAAGGGAAAGTCTCCCTTCGCACGCCGGAATTGAGGAGGAACAAATATGGAAGTGATCAAAATTACCCCGCGCGGTTACTGCTATGGGGTTGTTGATGCGATGGTGATCGCAAGAAATGCGGCGTTAGATCCTACGTTGCCAAGACCGATTTATATTCTCGGGATGATCGTTCACAATAAACATGTTACCGACGCGTTTGCCGAGGACGGGATTATTACGCTGGACGGCGAGAACCGGTTGGAGATTCTCGAAAAAATTGACAAAGGAACCGTGATCTTCACCGCGCACGGCGTATCTCCCGAAGTGAAAAAGCGCGCGCGCGAAAAAGGGCTTGTCACGATTGATGCCACATGCCCAGATGTGACCAAAACGCATAACTTAATTCAAGAAAAATTAGCGGACGGTTATGAAATTATATATATCGGCAAAAAAGGACATCCGGAACCAGAAGGAGCAGTCGGCATCGATCCAATCCACATTCATCTTGTCGAAACAGCCGAAGATGTGGAACGCCTGACGATTGAAAGCGACCGCATCATGGTGACAAACCAAACAACGATGAGCCAATGGGACGTTGCCGACATTATGAAAAAAGTAAAAGAAAAATACCCGCATGTTGAAATGCATAAAGAAATTTGCCTAGCAACCCAGCTTCGCCAAGAAGCGGTGGCAGAGCAGGCAAAAGAAGCTGACGTCACGATCGTTGTCGGCGATCCAAGAAGCAATAACTCCAACCGCCTTGCGCAAGTGTCGGAAGAAATCGCCGGCACGAAAGCATATCGCGTTGCCGATGTGACGGAAATCGAGATCGACTGGATTAAAGACGCGAAAAAAGTGGCCGTCACAGCGGGAGCCTCTACCCCGACTCCGATTACGAAAGAAGTCATCGATTTTTTAGAACAGTTTGACCCAAACGATCCAAAAACATGGAAGCGCGAACGGAAAGTACCGCTGCATAAAATTTTACCGAAAGTAAAAACAAAAAAAGACTAGCAATGATGAAAGAGGCTGGCTCCAAAAGATCTTTTTGAGCCAGCCAAATTATTTTATACAAATGTAAATGGATCTGTATGGACATTGGAAATACAGACGGTTGTTGCAAACTCATGTTTGGCAAACTCGTTTTCTAAAAAGCGGGCAACCCCTTGTTTCATTACTTTCTCGACATTATGCCCCGGATCAACGATATTCAGCCCGAGCATCATAGCATCATGCGCCACATGATAATAAACATCCCCTGTCACATACACATCAGCGCCAGCTAACTTTGCCTGTGCGACATATTTATTTCCGTCCCCGCCAACCACTGCAACTTGTTGCACCACATCTTGCAAATCGCCGACAACGCGCACCGCCGGAACGTCGAGCGCTTTTTTCACATGTTCGGCAAACTCCGCGAGCGTCATTTTTTCAGGCAAACGGCCAATTCTTCCTAATCCAAACGTTTTTCCTTTGTTTTCAAGCGGATAGATGTCATATGCCACTTCTTCGTACGGATGTGCTTTTAACATCGCGGCAATCACCTTGTTTTGCAATGAAGCTGGGACAATCGTCTCGATGCGCACCTCTTCTACTTGCTCAAGCGTTCCTGCTTCCCCGATGAACGGATTCGCTCCTTCCAGCGGCAAAAATGTGCCGATGCCGCGGCCGTTAAACGTACAATGGCTATAGTTGCCGATATGGCCTGCCCCTGCGTTGCCGATCGCCTCCCGGACGAGGTCGGCGTGCGTCTCCGGAACATAAACGACCAATTTTTTCAGCGGTTCTTCATATGTTGGAACGAGCACCTCTGCTTGCTCCAATCCTAACGCTTCGGCTAGCCAGTCATTGACTCCACCATTGGCAATATCTAAATTCGTATGGGCAGCATAAATAGCAATATCATGTTTCAGGCATTTTTCGATCATGCGCCCTTGCGCTTGATCGGTGGCGATCTGTTTTAGCGGACGGTAAAGCGGCGGATGGTGCGCGATAATCAGATCAACGTTTTCCGCTATTGCTTCATCAATAACTTCTTCTAAAACATCCAAGGCGACCATCACTTTTTGGACTGGTTTATTTAATGTGCCAATTTGCAGCCCGATTCTGTCGCCTTCCATCGCCAGCTGTTTCGGGGCAAACCGTTCCAATAATTGAATGATTTCTTGACCGCTTGGAATTTTGCTCACCGCAATGCCTCCTCCACAAGCTTGATTTTTTTCTCTAGCTCCTGTTTTTTGGAAATGGCAGATTCTGTTTCCGCCTTTTCGTCTAATTGGCGGACGATCCGTTTCCAATGAGCAAGCTCATTGTTCCATTTTTTCAAAAATACATCATTTTTTTCTTTTAATAAAAATGGCCCAAGCAATAATTCTGCTTCCATATTTCTATATGGTCTTTTCCCATCGCCTTTTTCCGCAACAAGCACTTCATAAATTTTCCCTTCTTCTTCCAATATGCACTCTGCCATCAATTCCCACTGATGGTCGATCAGCCATTTGCGGACGATATGTGCGCCGACATTTGGCTGCAAAATCAGCCTCTTCACACCGGAAAGCTTATCTTTTCCAGCCTCCAAAATATTGGCAATCAATGTGCCGCCCATGCCAGCAATCGTAATGCAGTCCACTTCCCCTGGCTGAATTACTTCTAAGCCATCGCCTTTTCGCACAGAAATAACGTCTTGCAGCCCGGTCCTTTCCACTTGTAGCTTGGCGGAACGAAGCGGGCCGTCCGCTACTTCACCGGCCACCGCTTTTGTTATATACCCATGCAAATATGCGTAGCACGGCAAATACGCATGATCCGAACCAATGTCAGCCAGCGTCGCCCCTTTTGGAATAAAAGAAGCGACCGTTTCCAGGCGTTTGGACAGACGAAATTCATTCATTTTGCTGTTTCACATCCTTTAGTCTTCTGTATATTGTATCACAAACAAAAAATCCCTTCACCTAAGGCAAAGGGATTTTTTGTTTTATTTCAGCTCAGAAAGCCATTTTGCCATTTCATCCAGTTTATCTGACGGAACAAGACCAGGAGGCATGCTGCCCCGACCGTTTTGGAGCACGTTTTTAATTTCGTCAGGCGAAAGCCGATCGCCAACTCCTTTTAGCGCCGGGCCAACCCCACCTTCATAATTTTGCCCATGACAGCTGCTGCACGTTTGTTGATAAAATTGTTCCGGATTTGCCGCGGCAGCCTGCTCGGTTTTTTCGCCGCCTTTTTTCTCTTTTGCCAGCTCTTTTGCGTCGCCAAGCCCCTTAAATGAAAGACCAATAGTAAGACCGATTCCAAACACCATAATGATGAAAAATGGGATTAGCGGGTTTCGATTCATTTTTTTACCTCCCCTCATGCATGACCATTGTTCGGAAAATGTAACCGCTACAAACAATTTTATTTTACTGTAAATTATCGCAAAGGAAAAGCCCTAATCTTATATCTGTCATAAAATTGCCGACGCAAAATAAAGTCAAAATAGAAGAAAGACAGCTAAAATTCCTATTCCAATCACGCCTGATATCAGCAAATAAAGAAAGCGAAACCGTTTCCCTATCCATATCCATACGAAACAGTTCATAAAAACAATCGCTGCGGTCACCGCTTTTTGCTTTGGAAAATAATATTCGCCAATTTCAATTGAAGCGATGAGAAAAATGAGCGCACCGCTAATCAGCGGGATATGGATGATATTTCCTTTCCCCTTCCACATCCACGCCGCTACCGTACATATAGAGAAAAAAAGACATAAAAGGAGCATTTGCAAAACGAATGACAATTCAGTAAAATAAATGACAAGAACACTCGCTGGCAACAATAGACAAATCAATGCCACTAAAAGGAAACGGATCATTCCCCAGTGGCGAATTCGCACAATGTCACTTGGGCGCTTTTTATATTCGCCCTCTGTATATAATGCCAGCAAATAATCGCAATATTGTTCTGGAAGGAGGCGAGAACGCTTCCAATATTCAATTTCCCGCACAATGATTTCACGTCTGCGTTCGTCCATGCTCATCCGCCTTTCGAAAAGAAAAAAAGAAAAAATAGTTTACTTCTCTGGGACATGAAGAAGTAAACTATTGGAAAAGATTACTCTAAAAAGTCTTTCAGCCGTTTGCTGCGGCTTGGATGGCGCAACTTGCGGAGCGCTTTCGCTTCAATTTGCCGGATGCGTTCGCGGGTAACCCCAAACACTTTTCCGACTTCTTCGAGCGTCCGCGTACGGCCGTCATCTAGTCCAAAACGCAAGCGAAGCACGTTCTCTTCGCGGTCCGTCAGCGTGTCCAGCACATCTTCTAGCTGCTCTTTTAGCAGTTCGTACGCCGCGTGCTCAGATGGCGACGTCGCTTCTTGGTCTTCAATGAAATCGCCTAAATGCGAATCGTCTTCTTCGCCAATCGGCGTTTCAAGTGATACTGGTTCTTGGGCAATCTTTAAAATTTCGCGCACTTTTTCCGGAGTTAAATCCATTTCTTCAGCGATTTCTTCTGGAGTTGGTTCGCGGCCAAGATCTTGAAGCAATTGACGTTGCACGCGGATAAGTTTGTTAATTGTTTCCACCATATGCACCGGTATACGGATCGTACGGGCTTGGTCGGCAATCGCCCGCGTTATCGCTTGACGAATCCACCATGTCGCATATGTGCTGAATTTGTATCCTTTGCGGTAGTCGAACTTTTCGACCGCTTTAATCAGACCCATATTTCCTTCTTGGATTAAGTCCAGAAACAGCATGCCGCGACCGACATAACGTTTGGCGATGCTAACGACAAGGCGAAGGTTTGCTTCCGTTAAACGGCGTTTCGCTTCTTCGTCACCTTGCTCGATTCGTTTTGCCAGTTCAATTTCTTCTTCGGCAGACAATAGCGGAACGCGACCAATTTCTTTTAAATACATGCGCACAGGATCGTTAATTTTCACACCAGGTGGAACCGACAGATCATTTAAGTCAAATTCTTCTTTTGCTAAATCGTCGATATCCGGATCATGCTCTAAATCAGATTCTAAATCAGATTCACTAATGACTTCAATTCCTTGGTCCGTTAAGTATTCGTAAAATTCGTCCATTTGGTCTGAATCAAGATCAAACGCGGATAAACGTTCGGCAATTTCTTCATATGTCAAAATGCCGCGCTTTTTGCCGAGCTCTGTTAGTTGTTCTTTCGCCTGTTCAAGCGTTGCATCTGCATCGATTTGTTTTGCACGAGCTGGTTTTTCAGCCATTTCACTACCTCCTTTTTAAACTAATAACATCATATTACGAAGATAACATTTTTTTCATTTCAATAATTTCTTTCGCGATGCGCGCGGCAGTCAAAAAGTCTTTTTTTCGTTCCGCTTCCATTTTTTCTTGTTCTTTTTCTTTTAGCATTAACCATTTTGGATAATTCAACACATGTTTCATGTAATCATTCAGTTCCTGATTGGAAACTTCGTCATTGATCAACAACAGCGACAGCTCTGTTACAAGAGGTTTTAAATCGTCAGGAAGGCGTGAAAGCAACAAACTGACGTCCGGATCGTTTCCTTCTTCGTAAAACGCGTAAATATAAGCAGCAATCGCCCGGTGCTCTTCGAGATTAAAGTTGCCTGCGATCTTTTCTTGGACTACCATCGCTACATCGCGGCTTTGCAGCATATGAGCAAGCAACATTCGCTCCGCATTTTGAAATGCGGGAAGAAGTTTCTTCTGCAGCAGCGGTTTCGGTGTTTCTTCCCGGTCTATATGATGAGCATGTTTGACAGTGCCTTTATAGCGGTTTAACTGCTCCTGCAAGGCGGACAGTGAAAGGGAAAACTCGTCGGCCAGCTGCCGTAAATAGTAATCCCACTCAATGGGGTTCGGCAGCTTGCTGATTTCGCGAAGCACTTCTTCAATATAACGGATTTTATCGTTTTCGTCTTGCAAGTTTTTTCCTTTGCGAAAATACATCATTTTAAACGCCATCAACGAGCTGCCCGCATCAATAATATCCCGACGGAACCGATCCGGACCATATTTTCTTATATATTCATCAGGATCAAGGCCATCAGGAATTGTTGCAATTTTCACATGACATCCTGCTTCTGTCAGCACCTCCGCTGCGCGAAATGTTGCTTCGATTCCTGACGCATCGCCATCGTAGCAAATGATGACAGTATCGACATTGCGCCGGAGAATGCGCGCATGCTCTTCCGTTAGAGCCGTGCCCATCGTTGCGACAGAATGGGCAACGCCTGCTTGCACCGCGGAAATAACGTCAGCAAATCCTTCCAACAAAATAACCTCTTGATGTTTTCGTATATGTAAACGAGCTTGATGAAAGTTGTACAAAATTTTTCCTTTATGGAAAATGGCCGTTTCCGGGCTGTTTAAGTATTTTGGCTGTCCTTCTCCTAAAAGCCTGCCGGAAAAGCCGACAGTGTCTCCATGATGATTAAGAATCGGGAACATAATCCGATGGCGGAAACGATCAAAATAGTCCCCATTTTCTTTTCGAATGATCAGTCCAGCTTTTTCCATTAGCTCAAGCGAAAAACCGCGCCCTGACAAAAGTTTGACTGCAAAGTCCCACGAGTTCGGCGCATAACCGATTTCAAACTGATCAATGATTTCTCGCGTCCATCCTCGATCTTGTAAATAATCAAGAGCTTTTTGTCCTTCATTTGTATTTACAAGCAAATGATGGTAAAATTTTTTCAAGAGCTCATGCGCTTCCACCATCATTTTTGTTTCGCCTGTATTGGTACGGCTTTTATCCGCATCGTCTAGCTGCAAATGGGACAAATCGATGTTCGCCTTAACTGCCAGCCGTTTTACTGCCTCAAGAAAGGAAATGCCTTCGATATCCATAAGAAACGAAAATACATTTCCGCCGGCACCACAGCCGAAACAATGGAAAATTTGCTTTTCTGGGGAAACAGAAAACGACGGCGTCTTCTCCCCGTGAAACGGGCATAACCCAAAGTAGTTGCGTCCTTGTTTTTTTAATTGGACATAATCGCTGATGACATCGACGATATCAACGGTACGGCGAATCGTTTCAATCGTTTCTTCGGGAATACGGTATCCCATATGAACAACTCCGTATCTTATTATTCTCGGCCTATGTCTATTTTCCTGCGAGTTTCGACAAAATTTTTTCGAAATTTTGCAGAAAGGCACGACGATCCTGATCAGAAAACCGCTTCATTCCCTTCCGGTACACACCTTGCCTCCGCTGTTTCGCTTCAAGATAGCGGAAGTAGAGGAGATCATCCATTCCTCCATCTTCATACACCTTCCCGCGCGGAGAAATAACATAAACACCGCGGCTAACAAGCATGCTTGCTAATCCGATATCTTGGGTAACAACAACATCTCCCTTCGCCGCATGGTTCAAAATGTATAAATCGACCGCTTCCTTTTCTGTGTCCACATATACCCATTCCATTTTCTGCAAAGGAGAGAAATGGTTGTATGAAGAAACAAACACGCTTGGTATATTATATTTGCAAGCAAGCGAGAAAATTTCATCTTTTATCGGGCAAGCATCGGCATCGACAAAAACGATCGGCCTCAATGTTCAGATCTGACTGCTCTCATCATAGTGCCAGCCGCGCTCAAGTGCAAAGTCCGTTCAGCAATCAGATTCGCACCTCCTAATTATTCTACACCGTTCTTGAAAATCCTTCTTTTTTCTCTTAGTAGAGAACGGATTTTGTCGAAAAGAAAATTCTTTTTCCCCTTGACAATTGGCTATAAATAGTTTACTCGTTCTCTTTCCACTCTAAACCTGCCTTGTTCATTTTTCTCGCAATTTTTTATTATAATATAAATGATAAAAATGCGCTATAAAAAAGTAATAGCACATCACATCATCGTGAATGTGCTATATTTTTCTTTTTCTCATAATAATGCTCGCCGTTTCTTCAACCGCCTTATTCGTCACATCGATAACGTCACAGCCGATTTTTTTCACTATCTCCTCAAAATAAGCAAGCTCTTCTTTAATGCGATCCATGTTCGCATAAATGGCTTGGTCGTTTAAGCCGAGTGATTTTAGGCGCTCGCGGCGAATCGAAAGCAATTTTTCCGGGCTGATTTTTAATCCGAAACATTTTTCCCGAGGCACTTTAAAAAGCTGTTCTGGCGGTTCGACTTCCGGCACGATCGGCACGTTTGCCACCTTTAACCGTTTATGCGCCAAATATTGCGATAACGGTGTTTTCGAAGTGCGCGATACGCCTATTAAAACGATGTCGGCGCGCAAAATTCCCCGCGGGTCCCGTCCATCATCATATTTCACTGCAAATTCAATCGCTTCAATCTTCTTAAAATAATCCTCATCAAGCACGCGCACTTGCCCCGGCTCATATCGCGGCGTCAGTTTGAATAAATCGCTCATTGTTTCAATAAGCGGTCCAATAATATCATACGCCGCTACTCCTTCACGCGCAGCCTCTTCAATCAGAAATTGGCGCATTTCCGGGACAACAAGCGTAAACGCAATAATTCCTTGGTTCATTTTTGCTAATGCAACGACTTCCGCAAGAGTCGACTTATCTTCCACATATGGAACGCGTTTTAATTGAATATGTGAACTGTAAA
Protein-coding regions in this window:
- a CDS encoding DEAD/DEAH box helicase, whose amino-acid sequence is MKETLFERFSFQPFIIEAIKELRFYKPTEIQERIIPIALRGKSAIGQSQTGTGKTHAYLLPIIEKIDPDRKAVQAVITAPTRELATQIYHEILKITKFCPSDRQITARCFIGGTDKQKAIEKLKTQPHIVVGTPGRINDLIREQALLVRTANTLVVDEADLMLDMGFIVDVDQIAARMPKELQMLVFSATIPEKLKPFLKKYMENPEYVHIAPKQVAAEKIEHVLVPLRSRDKVKLLHEMLLAYNPYLAIVFTNTKKMADEVADKLIEKGMKVGILHGDLSPRERKKMMKQIRDLEFQYIVATDLAARGIDIEGVSHVINYELPKDLQFYIHRAGRTARAGYTGMAATIYEPSDQDAITKLEKMGIEFLHRDLIRGEWVDLPPWNRRSKREKQGGEIAQLLAKMKKAKQVKPGYKKKLLAEMEKQKKRLRRLKKQ
- the vrrA gene encoding VrrA/YqfQ family protein gives rise to the protein MIYNRPPAFPSPPMARAFPFSPIRAAGPYPRFGGFLSRLFSRGQPLPPASPWMGPAIQHAASTSAGANAGGGFLGILTNAQKMLGIAQNVMPMVQQYGPLIKNLPAMVRIWKELKTTDQEENGAEKNIPGNKKKTSSSSKSKRRTVPKTKTSENKRSASSKTPRPSTPKLYI
- a CDS encoding 4-hydroxy-3-methylbut-2-enyl diphosphate reductase, whose product is MEVIKITPRGYCYGVVDAMVIARNAALDPTLPRPIYILGMIVHNKHVTDAFAEDGIITLDGENRLEILEKIDKGTVIFTAHGVSPEVKKRAREKGLVTIDATCPDVTKTHNLIQEKLADGYEIIYIGKKGHPEPEGAVGIDPIHIHLVETAEDVERLTIESDRIMVTNQTTMSQWDVADIMKKVKEKYPHVEMHKEICLATQLRQEAVAEQAKEADVTIVVGDPRSNNSNRLAQVSEEIAGTKAYRVADVTEIEIDWIKDAKKVAVTAGASTPTPITKEVIDFLEQFDPNDPKTWKRERKVPLHKILPKVKTKKD
- a CDS encoding Nif3-like dinuclear metal center hexameric protein; amino-acid sequence: MSKIPSGQEIIQLLERFAPKQLAMEGDRIGLQIGTLNKPVQKVMVALDVLEEVIDEAIAENVDLIIAHHPPLYRPLKQIATDQAQGRMIEKCLKHDIAIYAAHTNLDIANGGVNDWLAEALGLEQAEVLVPTYEEPLKKLVVYVPETHADLVREAIGNAGAGHIGNYSHCTFNGRGIGTFLPLEGANPFIGEAGTLEQVEEVRIETIVPASLQNKVIAAMLKAHPYEEVAYDIYPLENKGKTFGLGRIGRLPEKMTLAEFAEHVKKALDVPAVRVVGDLQDVVQQVAVVGGDGNKYVAQAKLAGADVYVTGDVYYHVAHDAMMLGLNIVDPGHNVEKVMKQGVARFLENEFAKHEFATTVCISNVHTDPFTFV
- a CDS encoding tRNA (adenine(22)-N(1))-methyltransferase: MNEFRLSKRLETVASFIPKGATLADIGSDHAYLPCYAYLHGYITKAVAGEVADGPLRSAKLQVERTGLQDVISVRKGDGLEVIQPGEVDCITIAGMGGTLIANILEAGKDKLSGVKRLILQPNVGAHIVRKWLIDHQWELMAECILEEEGKIYEVLVAEKGDGKRPYRNMEAELLLGPFLLKEKNDVFLKKWNNELAHWKRIVRQLDEKAETESAISKKQELEKKIKLVEEALR
- the cccA gene encoding cytochrome c550 — translated: MNRNPLIPFFIIMVFGIGLTIGLSFKGLGDAKELAKEKKGGEKTEQAAAANPEQFYQQTCSSCHGQNYEGGVGPALKGVGDRLSPDEIKNVLQNGRGSMPPGLVPSDKLDEMAKWLSELK
- the rpoD gene encoding RNA polymerase sigma factor RpoD yields the protein MAEKPARAKQIDADATLEQAKEQLTELGKKRGILTYEEIAERLSAFDLDSDQMDEFYEYLTDQGIEVISESDLESDLEHDPDIDDLAKEEFDLNDLSVPPGVKINDPVRMYLKEIGRVPLLSAEEEIELAKRIEQGDEEAKRRLTEANLRLVVSIAKRYVGRGMLFLDLIQEGNMGLIKAVEKFDYRKGYKFSTYATWWIRQAITRAIADQARTIRIPVHMVETINKLIRVQRQLLQDLGREPTPEEIAEEMDLTPEKVREILKIAQEPVSLETPIGEEDDSHLGDFIEDQEATSPSEHAAYELLKEQLEDVLDTLTDREENVLRLRFGLDDGRTRTLEEVGKVFGVTRERIRQIEAKALRKLRHPSRSKRLKDFLE
- the dnaG gene encoding DNA primase, whose protein sequence is MGYRIPEETIETIRRTVDIVDVISDYVQLKKQGRNYFGLCPFHGEKTPSFSVSPEKQIFHCFGCGAGGNVFSFLMDIEGISFLEAVKRLAVKANIDLSHLQLDDADKSRTNTGETKMMVEAHELLKKFYHHLLVNTNEGQKALDYLQDRGWTREIIDQFEIGYAPNSWDFAVKLLSGRGFSLELMEKAGLIIRKENGDYFDRFRHRIMFPILNHHGDTVGFSGRLLGEGQPKYLNSPETAIFHKGKILYNFHQARLHIRKHQEVILLEGFADVISAVQAGVAHSVATMGTALTEEHARILRRNVDTVIICYDGDASGIEATFRAAEVLTEAGCHVKIATIPDGLDPDEYIRKYGPDRFRRDIIDAGSSLMAFKMMYFRKGKNLQDENDKIRYIEEVLREISKLPNPIEWDYYLRQLADEFSLSLSALQEQLNRYKGTVKHAHHIDREETPKPLLQKKLLPAFQNAERMLLAHMLQSRDVAMVVQEKIAGNFNLEEHRAIAAYIYAFYEEGNDPDVSLLLSRLPDDLKPLVTELSLLLINDEVSNQELNDYMKHVLNYPKWLMLKEKEQEKMEAERKKDFLTAARIAKEIIEMKKMLSS
- a CDS encoding YaiI/YqxD family protein translates to MFSLACKYNIPSVFVSSYNHFSPLQKMEWVYVDTEKEAVDLYILNHAAKGDVVVTQDIGLASMLVSRGVYVISPRGKVYEDGGMDDLLYFRYLEAKQRRQGVYRKGMKRFSDQDRRAFLQNFEKILSKLAGK
- a CDS encoding pyruvate, water dikinase regulatory protein, with the translated sequence MNQRLVYVVSDSGGETAELVVKAAASQFYSSHIQLKRVPYVEDKSTLAEVVALAKMNQGIIAFTLVVPEMRQFLIEEAAREGVAAYDIIGPLIETMSDLFKLTPRYEPGQVRVLDEDYFKKIEAIEFAVKYDDGRDPRGILRADIVLIGVSRTSKTPLSQYLAHKRLKVANVPIVPEVEPPEQLFKVPREKCFGLKISPEKLLSIRRERLKSLGLNDQAIYANMDRIKEELAYFEEIVKKIGCDVIDVTNKAVEETASIIMRKRKI